One Mauremys mutica isolate MM-2020 ecotype Southern chromosome 19, ASM2049712v1, whole genome shotgun sequence genomic window carries:
- the TMEM120A gene encoding ion channel TACAN, giving the protein MSLRASVSECLRDWEELQGGFQHVQESHKLYKQKLEELTKLQDGISSSIARQKKQLKELSLAFKNCKSSVTAEQEESIREIQSLIKERQSIFFEMEAYLPKKNGLYLSLVLGNVNVTLLSKQAKFAYKDEYEKFKLYLTIILLIISFSCRFLLNSRVTDAVFNFLLVWYYCTLTIRECILITNGSRIKGWWVFHHYVSTFLSGVMLTWPDGLMYQMFRNQFLSFSMYQSFVQFLQYYYQSGCLYRLRALGERHNMDLTVEGFQSWMWRGLTFLLPFLFFGQFWQLYNAVTLFRLARHPQCKEWQVLMCGLPFFVLFVGNFTTTLRVVQQKFQNQNRDAKAE; this is encoded by the exons ATGAGCCTCCGGGCCTCGGTCAGCGAGTGTCTGCGGGACTGGGAGGAGCTGCAGGGCGGCTTCCAGCACGTGCAG GAGTCCCATAAGCTGTACAAGCAGAAGCTGGAAGAACTAACCAAGCTGCAGGATGGGATCTCCAGTTCCATTGCACGGCAGAAGAAGCAGCTGAAGGAGCTGTCCCTCGCCTTCAAAAA CTGCAAGTCCTCTGTAACCGCCGAACAGGAAGAGTCCATCCGGGAGATCCAGAGCCTCATCAAAGAGAGGCAGAGCATCTTCTTTGAAATGGAGGCGTATTTGCCAAAGAAGAATGG GTTGTACCTGAGTCTGGTGCTTGGGAACGTGAATGTGACTCTACTCAGCAAGCAGGCTAA GTTTGCTTATAAAGATGAGTACGAGAAGTTCAAGCTCTACCTCACCATCATCCTGCTCATCATCTCCTTCTCCTGCAGGTTCCTTCTCAACTCCAG GGTGACGGACGCCGTCTTTAACTTCCTGCTCGTCTGGTACTACTGCACCCTCACCATCCGCGAGTGCATCCTAATCACCAACGGGTCCAG AATCAAAGGCTGGTGGGTTTTCCATCACTACGTCTCCACCTTCCTCTCGGGCGTCATGCTGACTTG GCCAGACGGGCTCATGTACCAGATGTTCCGAAACCAGTTCCTCTCCTTCTCCATGTATCAGA GCTTTGTGCAGTTCCTCCAGTATTACTATCAGAGCGGGTGCCTGTACCGGCTGAGGGCGCTGGGGGAGAGGCACAACATGGATCTCACCGTGG AGGGCTTCCAGTCGTGGATGTGGAGGGGCCTCACTTTCTTGCTGCCGTTCCTCTTCTTTGGCCAG TTCTGGCAGCTTTACAACGCGGTCACCCTCTTCCGTCTGGCCAGGCATCCGCAGTGCAAGGAGTGGCAG GTTCTCATGTGCGGGCTCCCCTTCTTCGTGCTCTTCGTGGGGAACTTCACCACCACCCTGCGGGTTGTCCAGCAGAAATTCCAGAACCAGAACCGAGACGCTAAGGCCGAGTGA